Part of the Nostoc sp. ATCC 53789 genome, GCATAATCCCAATTAATTCGGACACCTGTTACCTCAGCCATGCGCGTTTTTACTACCACTGCCATACCCAATTGAATTGAACGATGATAACGCAACGACAGTTCTACAACTGGTAAATCACAACCTATCGCAACTAAATCAGCAAATTCAATCCCTATAGATCGCAAGCATTCAATCCGCGCTTCTTCCATCCAAGCTAGATAAGAACCGTGCCACACAACACCTGCATAATCAGTGTGGTGGGGTTGCACTCTCACGGGATATTCAAACCAATTCCCAAATTCATGACTTGATGGATTGTCAAGGGCGGTGGTGGGTGGTAATTTTGGTTGGCTGGGTTTTTCTTGTGACATTTTCACTTTTCTAAGCACCTATAAATTTTCCAAATATGGAATAGCATAAAAATTCATTGCGTTCCATAACTTAATTGATTTAATATTTACACTTCCGAGTAGAGGGAGTGTTTTGTTATGCAGCCTAATCTCCAGTATGTTAGTCTTATTACTTTAACTATACTTAGTTTTCTCGGTTTTGGGATGGCATACCCAGACAATAACCAGGTAAGTACAAATACAAGGTTGAAATATAACTTTGGAGAAAAAGCTCAAGCTTTACCTCAGAATAATCAGCTTTTAGAAATTGAAAGGCTCAATGAAGAAGCTATCAAAGAATCTCGGCAAGGTGAATCGGAAGAAGCGTTGCAGAGATTACAACAAGCACTAGCCATTACTAGAGAACGTGGAGAGCGCTCTTGGGAAGCGGTAACATTCAATAACATCGGCAGAGTCTACCAAACTCAAAGAAAGTATCCTGAAGCACTTAAATCTTACCAGCAAGCTCTATTAATTAATAGAGAACTTGGGGATCTTGTTCGACTTGGCAAAACCTACAGTAATATAGGTTACTTATTTGATATCCAAAATCAACCAGAGTTAGCAATTTTTTTCTACAAGCATTGCTTAATTAATCGTGAAAAAGCTCGCTTGAATCCATCAGCACTGAGTGCGCCACAACCAAATGCTTACAGCATAACTGTTAGCCAGACATATCGGATTTTGGGTGAACAATTGCTCAAA contains:
- a CDS encoding thioesterase family protein, whose protein sequence is MSQEKPSQPKLPPTTALDNPSSHEFGNWFEYPVRVQPHHTDYAGVVWHGSYLAWMEEARIECLRSIGIEFADLVAIGCDLPVVELSLRYHRSIQLGMAVVVKTRMAEVTGVRINWDYAIVSTDGQELYVTAKVTLVALDRERGKIMRQLPPSFKDALAKISALNND